The sequence GGCTTTTAAggtgtgtactttcattccctcgtagaatgaaagtttaaggtgtgaaccgttcatctcttcctttatagaagatcatcttcttaagatgtgtactttcattcccccgtagaatgaaagttaaaggtgcgaaccgttcatctcttcctttatagaagatcaggttcttaagatgtgtactttcataccctcgtagaatgaaagtttaaggtgcgaaccgctcatctcttcctttatagaagatcaggttcttaagatgtgtactttcattcccccgtagaatgaaagtttaaggtgtgaaccgttcatctcttcctttatagaagatcaggttcttaagatgtgtactttcatttccccatagaatgaaagtttaaggtgcgaaccgttcatctcttcctttataaaagatcaggttcttaagatgtgtactttcattttcccgtagaatgaaagtttaaggtgcgaaccgtttatctctttctttctagaagatcaggttcttaagatgtgtactttcattcccccgtagaatgaaagtttaaggtgagaaccgttcatctcttcctttatagaagatcgtgttcttaagatgtgtactttcattgcTAAGGATTTGAAGTGAGATCATGTCAATCTTGTTCTTGAAAAGCCCTCGttagcatgaaaaaaattaaaacacacgaTAATTACGTGGAAAAACCCCAATAAAagggaaaaaccacgggaccgTAACTACGGTgccatttattttctattgatttataACATACAATTTACGTAATGTACATGTCTCGAAAAATAGAGCTTCAAATGATTGGTGTTCCAAGTCTTTTGAATCTTTTTTCCTTCCAAGGATTCTAGCTTGCATGTTGTTGGACCAATCATTCTTCTCACTCGATAAGGTTCTTCCCAATTTGGGCGGAGCTTCCCTTCTTCTATAAGAGTATTGGTGATGAACATTTTTCTCAGCACCAGATCACCTTCAGCAATAGGTCATTCTTTCACCTTTGAGTTGTAGTAACGAGCCACCCTTTGTTGATAAGCTGCTAAACGTATACAGCTTTGATCTCTTTTTTCATCTAGAAGGTCTAAATTATTTCTAAGTGCTTCCGAGTTATCTTCTTCATGAAATTCAACCATTCTTGGAGAAAGATGCCCCGATTTCTACTGGGATTAAGGCTTCTGTTCCGTAAGTAAGGTTGAAAGGTGTTTCCCCTGTTGAGACCTTACTTCTTGTCCTATACACCCAAAGGATTGATGGAAGCTCTCTCGCCCATGCTCCTTTTCGCCTTTATCTAAACGCATTTTTTTAGACCTTCCAAGATAGTTCGATTGCTTCTTTTCTCGCTTGTCCATTAGCTTGGGGGTATGCCACGTAGCAAAGCTAAGTCGGATATGGAGCCTTTCACAAAAGTCTTTAAATGAGTCACAATCAAACCGCTTTCCTCGATCCGTGATTAATATTCGGGAAGTCCAAATCGATGATGATGTCTTTCCAAACCatactttctatctttttacTGGTTATTGTTGCCAATGGTTCTGCTTCTACCCATTTGGTAAAATAATCAGTTGCCACCATTAAGAATTTTTCTTCCTCCAGCTTGCTTTGGGGAAAAAGGTCCCAAGAGATCTAATCCCCATTTAGCAAATGGGGTTGGCTCACTATCACTTCTGAACATTGAGGTAGGGGACTTTTGGATAGGTGCGAACCTCTGACATTTATCACacttctttaccttctttgaagCATCATCTCTCAGGGTAGGCCAATAAAATCCTGCACGCAAGACTTTGGCTGCTAAGGCTCTCGTACCCATATGTTGTCCACATATCCCTTTATGGACTTCTGCTAACGCATATTCTGCATCTTGTTTATGGAGGCACCTCAAAAGTGGCATGGAAAACCCCTTCTTATAGAGCACATCATTTATCAGCGTGAAACGAGCTgctctcatctttaattttttggccTCCAGTGTGTTTGAAGGTAGCTCCCCatcttttaagaatttcttaaaGGGTATTCTCCAATCATTCCCCTCTTCAATGTTTGCtatgttcttctcttcaatacTTAGCCTTTGAAGCTCTTCAAGATGTACAATCCTTCCCTTTGTTTCCATCGATGAGGCCAATTTGGACAAAGCGTCTACATGACTATTTGAATTCATATTAACTTGTAATAATTGGAATTCTTCAAACTCTTGAGACATggttttaaccttgtgaaggTATTGGCGTATGATCGGTTCTTTTGCTTCATATTCTCCTAGAAATTGTTGAACCACTAGTTATGAATCACTATGTGCCATCAATCTTTTCACCTGTAGTTGCTTGGCTAAGCTCATTCCTGCTATGAGTGCTTCATATTCTGCAATATTGTTTGAGCTTAAAAAGGCAAAGCGTAATGAATACTCTAGTATATTCCCTTCGAGAGAGATCAGAAGTATCCCAGCTCCACTCCCTGATGAACTTGATGCTCCATCTACAAACATCTTCCATATGTATTCATCCACTTTGTTTAGCTCCTCTTCTCCAGTGCATTCTATTATGAAATCAGCTAAagcttgacctttgattgcttgTCTAGGTTCAAAGCAAATATCATACTCTCCTAGTTCAATCGCCCATTTTGTAAGTCTTCTAGAATATTCTGGCCTTTGCAATATTTGACATAAAGGTTGATCTGTTAAGACCACTATAGGATGAGCTTGAAAGTAGGGTCTTAATTTTCTGGAAGCCATCACAAGTGCTAATGCTACCCTTTCAGCAAAAGGGTATCGAGATTCTGCACCTTGAAGTACTTTACTGACATAGTACACTAGTTTATCCACCTTTCCTTCCCTCCTCAATAAGACTGCACTTAAAGCCATCTTGCTAACtcccaaatatacaaataatggcTCTTTAGGCTCAGGTCTAGTCAAAAGAGATATCTGCTTCAGATATTCTTTTAGCACTTCAAAAGCCTTGTGACATTCTGAAGTCCATTCAAAATTCTTCCCACCTCTTAAAGTCTTAAAGAAGGGAAGGCTCCTTTCTGCTGACTTGGAAAGGAACCTATTTAGGGCGGCTATTCTTCTAGTTAAGCGTTGCACCTCTTTcatagatgatggagatctcatcTCAAGTATGGCTTGAAGCTTCTCTGGATTAGCTTCTATCCCTCTTCGAGTTATCATGTAACCAAGGAATTTCCCAGATTGAACCCCAAATGTACATTTGTTGGGGTTAAGCCTCATGTCATATTTCCTTAATACCTCAAAGACTTGGTTGAGTTTTTCTGTATGAGATTCACCTATCTTGGTCTTGACGATCATATAATCGACGTAAGCTTCCATAGTGTTACCCAAAAGGTGTTTGAATACCTTGTTCACCATTCTTTGATAGGTTGCTCCTGCATTTTTTAGTCCAAAAGGCATTACTTTGTAACAATATGTCCCTTTCTCAGTGATGAAAGCAGTCTTTTCTTTGTCTGAGGGATTCATCTTTATCTGATGATATCCTGAGAAAGCATCCATGAAGCTTAGCAACTCATAGCCTGAGGTCTCATCCACTAACTTGTCGATTCTTGGTAAAGGATATGAATCTTTTGGGCAAGCTTTGTTAAGATTAGTGAAGTCTATGCATACTCTCCATTTTCCGTTTGATTTCTTTACCATTACAACATTGGCAAGCCATTCTGGGTATTGGacctcttcaatgaaatcaacTTGAATTAGTTTATCTATCTCTTCTTCTAGAGCATGTTGCTTTTCGGGTGCCAGATTTCTTCTTTTCTGCTTTATCGACTTTATACTCGTGTCCACATTCAAGTGATGAGAAATCACCTCCAAACTAATACCTGGCATTTCAGATGGTGTCCACGTGAATACGTCCACATTCTTTTCAGGCAAGCGACCAcctctctttttatttcttcggtCATTCCGCTCCCTAAGTAAGTGACCTTATCTGGATCATCATCTTTTAGCCTCACAGGTTCTACTTTTTCCATAGGCTTTGGCTTATCAGCTGAGTCTTCTGAGATTGCCAAGGTTTCATCCCTTAACAATTGTTTCCCTTTGATGGAAGATACATAACAGCTACGAGCTTTCTTTTAATCTCCTCTTACTTGCCCTATTCCTCTTGAGGTTGGAAACTTCATTAGCAAATAACTTGAAGAGAGCACAGCTCTCATGTCATTAAGCAAAGGCCTTCCTAAGATTGCATTGTAAGCTGGGGACACGGACTTAATTACCATAAAATTTGCCATTCTTGTAATGTGACGTGGTTCCTCACCTAGCGTGATTGGCAACTGGATTGATCCCATGATAGGAACTGATTCTCCTGAGAAACTAAACAGTGGGGATGACACTTTCTTCAATCTATCACACGATAAATTCATCTTCTCAAAGCAGTTCCAATAGATAAGGTTTACCGAGTTTCCATTATCGATAAGAATTCTCTCTACTGGGAACTTCATAATAGTTGCGGAAATAACCATTGCATCATCGTGGGGCATGCCAATATCTCCTCGATCTTCGGAAGTAAAAGTAATaggttcttcattctcttgtgttttcatgatgtTGTTAACTTCATAAGCTTGCCTTGCATAAGCCTTCCTTGATGAAGAGGTCTCACCTGCTAAAGTTTCACCCCCGATGATAACATGTATTGCTGGGTGAGATGGGTTGTTGTCTAAAATGGGGGGTTTTCTCCCTTGTCTTGGAGtcttttttatcattcatcCCCTTGTAATCTTCAGATCTTTCCTTTTTTGAGTAAGATGGTTTCCCGTTTCTCCATGCTTCTGAGTAGACAAATCTGTTAAGCTTTCCTTGGCGCACTAGAGATTCAATCTCATTTATTAGTTCTCTGCATCTATCAGTTGAGTGTCCATGGGTTTTGTGAAACCTGCAGTATGCGTCCGTAAATTTGCCCATTGTCTTGTTTGCCTTAGGAGGAAAGGTAAGGAGCCCAGATCCTTCTATACTTGCCAGGATAGTAGAACGTGGTTGGCTCAATGGTGTGAAGTtctcaaatttgagttttggaACTTGTCTGTGTTCATTTCCTCTTCCAGTCGTTCTCCCTTCATCATTTGTTTcatctctatcttttcttttcttatctctgTTTCCAGCATTGATGTGCCTCATAATATCCTCCGAAAGGATAAACTTATTAGCTCGACTGAACAGATCTCCCAAAGTGAGGGGCTGATCTAGGGAAagggatttttgaaaatctcttgacCTTGTCCCTTGAAGCATTCCTGATATTGCCACTGTGGCTTGAAGATCCTGTACTTCTAAGGTAGCAGCACGAAATCTTTCAACATAATCTTTCaggctctctttctcttcttgtttaatGGTCAGAAGATACGAAGCGTCTTTCTTTCTTCTAGCATTAATAAGGAATGCATCTATAAATTCTttcctcaactgattgaagtttgaaattgatCCTTCCTTCATATTATTAAACTATATATGTGCGTGGTCTGTTAAAGTGAGCGGAAATGCTCGGCACATGATTGCATCCTCCCATCCATGAAGAAGCATCACCGCCTCATAGTTTTGCATATGGTCATAAGGGTCACCCTTTCCGGAATAAGTTGTTAGTTGTGGTATCTTGAACTTTTTGGGTAGTGGCTTTACCATGATTTCCTTGACGAAAGGTACCTTACTTCTCTGTGGTGTTTCCTCAGTAGGAACCAGCTTCTTCTGTTCCAGTACCtgttcaatcattttttttagatcaGCTGTCTCCTTTATGATAAAGGTAGATTACCCCGCATCTCTCTCAAATGCTTTTGATTCTCCTTTGTAGGTGCTTTCTACCACCTCTTGgattttttctgtatttttttcgGCTAGTGGAGGTTCAACCCTCTCTTGGTTATGAGGATGTGGATCACCTTGCTCTTGTTGTTCCATAGCTTGCTTTCCCTTGTGATAAAGGTTGGATGGGAGTGTTGCTTGAGGTAAAGCTTGTTGGACAAAGAGCATTAGATCATCCAACTTTCTGTTGTTTTTATCGAACTTCTTTTTAAGCGCATCATATTCGCTTAAAGGAATCGTTGGCACTGTATCTCTTGAGGGCTCAGGTGGAACCTCTAACTGTTCTTGAAGGTTTTCACTTTGAGGAATCATTTCATCTTGAGTAGTAGCCATCTGAGAGCGTGATGTCTGGGACTTCCTTGGTGGCATTAGCCTTGATTGAAGAGACTACACGAAGGTAACCTTGCGTGATGGCCTTTTGATCGTTTCCCACAGACGGCGCCAACTGTTGTTGGCCAAAATACAACAGTGAATTTATTGGGGGCATTGAACTTGTAGAACTTCGAGTTTGGAGGTCGAACAAAAGGAGTTGGAGTCTTTTCCTTCTCTAGATGCCAAGACCTGTTACAGTGTGGGAAGTGTTCCCCACAAACACTCTGATGGCTAAGTCAGTAGAGAATAGACGTTCGTCTTCCTTTGATCTTTTCCCAAAGTCCCCCCCCCCTTTCTTTTTAAATgagggaggctatttatagatatatgctTAGTTACATGAACATTTCATGTGTTCGCGATCATGGGTGCAAAAGGAGATAGTGGGTGTGAAGTGAAAAGTGGGGTACTACGTGggtttgaattagtccacatcAGATTGTATTTATTTCTTGTAATTCTACTTGTaatcaatgaatttttttatttttgagcatTTCTCTGTGGGAATTTGCTGAAATATTAGAGCTTTATTGGTTGTTAAATGATTCTATGAGCTCTTGGTTGTTATGTTGGGCAAATTAGAGATTTATTATTGTAGATCTAATTTGTTTTAGctttgtattattgtttatgcAAATCTATGTTTTGGAGATTTTGGTCTATATCACTACTTTGGTTTAGTTAAAGATTAATTTACTACTGCCATTATTTCCTTGAAGTTTTAATTTGTGAACCAATATGGAGATGCCACAGTTCTTCTTTGGTGCCATATGTTGCAATTGTTGAGTTGTTGTTATGTTAAGCATTTGTTGAATCCTAAGATAGACCTTATATGTTcctttcattcatttatttatttggcttAATTTGCAGAAACCCCTTACGGATCTGTCAATTTGTTGTGTGGAGTAGATGAAAATGAAAGCACAACATGCTTCTAAAATTCCTTTCTGACAAATTCTTAGAAAAAGCATGATGGTCTTTATCTTTAACATGTACCCTTGAAAATTATGATGGTCTTATATGAGAAAAGCTTTTATTAGTAAGATAGCAAATGGCCAAAATGTCAGAGGcaaaattaattcatataaaACAAGGACTTAATTTAATCTTCATCGATTGCCAACTTTGAAATGAGAAAAATGGTGGGTTTTGATGCTGTTGTCAGTTAATGTGTGAGTTTAGACCTTGTTGTTCctttattgaattgattttgattaataaaaaagaaacagtAACTGTTAATGGTTTGGTTTGCGATGGTGTTGTAAAACTATGATGGTCTAGTCTGTCTGCTTGTTTAAGGCATCAATTGTTTTGTGAACTTGTTGGGCACTGTTCATATGATACCAAACCTAGTGCACAAGATAAACAACTAATTGCTGGGATTTTATTTGGTTCTAATTCacattccataaaaaaacctCCAAACTGAAGCAAAAATGCATAAAGTTTGATGTCATCATTGGTGTCATATATACAGGCGCTATTAtttcaatacaaaagaaaaaatcgTGGTCAATGAtagaattaaaattaagataaacatggactaattaaaatttcatgCAGGGATTTGGCCAGAATCAAAAAGCTTCAAAGATGAAGACATGGCTCATGTTCAATTTCTCTGGAAGGGAACTTGCTAGCAAGGAGAAAAATTCAACTACACAGTGCAAACTCCTCGGTGCACATTGGTTTGTGAAAAGAGcagaagcaaaaacaaaaagatcaatTCTATCAATGAAGTGTACCTATGCTGTTTCAAGTATAAGTGTGCCTTCTGTAAGGAATAATTGATGAATTTAGAGAATGTGAATCATAAGTCATTTTGAAAGATCAACGGTTTGGTTTCTAGCCTTGTGTCTCTATGTTTAGCCAAAGGAACATATGGAGTGATTTTATTTTCAACCATATCAAAGTCTTACTTTGGCTTTTGGTTTTAAGATTGAATGtctaatatattatattcaatCAACAATTGAAAGGCTATCTAGTCGCCTTTTTCAAGAAGTTATCATAACAATTACAATACTAGTGTTAGAGTAGAAGAGTTTCCCTTAGTTGACTATGTATCAGCAGCAAATCTGTTAGGCGAGACTATTTGGTGAGTTTATGATGATTGCTTGTGAGTGGCATCTTTCAGTGATAAATTGTCCAttgattcatttatttaattttttctattcaTAAGGATTGCAAATGTTGTTTCTACTCTCCTTGCTAACTAAAACATTATCATTATGTAGgtacaatatttgaaaatcaatgagaaaagTGGATATCAGGCGCTTCCATGAGTGAGATATTTAACCATGGCGGAGAATAAGTTAGACTCATTTAGAACAAGCATCATTGAGAAAGCATCTTATGtagaaattaaattgatttacaGAATGCTTTCATTGAATTTGAACAAGAttctttattgattaaaaaaaaataaagaggatCTTTACTTTCTCATTTATGTCAATTTTAAGGCgtgagattaattaattaaaatattaatgttgtccTTGATACTCTttcatatatctatatttgtgaGAAGTAGATTTGACTAGTTATTAAAGCATCATGCTTAAGTCACTGGATTCAAGATAATACAATGGCTTCTATAGACTATAGCGGCTAATTTTCCCACCGCTATAGAATACCAAAAAAATCTGACGGAAGAAATTTTCGGCCCTTATAGGACTTATAGCGGCATAATTTATTGCCGCTACAGATCATTGTGTGACACACGATTTGTGTGTATATACCTCAAGTACACacgttgtcaagtaatacctagTGGGTGAGTACAAGGGTCATATTCCTCAGGGAATGATGAGAGGCtcatattacttccttttcgcttaatcaatagcctgaCATTTATTGATTCTTAAATCTATTCctacaaactaattaaaaatacaattgaggatcatAAATTGCAATTGAAGGAGTTGGATAATCGTATGATGATTCCCTCAATAATTACTTGTAATATAACGTTAAGAGGTGACAATTTGATCTAGTGTTGGACCAGGGGAATTCAAgggcctactggtcccaatctcttggtaaCAAGGTCTAAAGCACTAGCAACTTAAGATAGAATCTCTTCACCCCAACCTCCTATGTCCGCtttaagttcaagaactccactaaAAGGGTTAATTAAACCCTAATACAGAAACCTAACTATACCTAATTTCTTAGCGCATGCATTAATCTAACAAGGCATGGATGTTCTAATGTgtgggaatctcttcctcacaacatcaacaaaatagcATAAAAGAATCATGTAATTAATCCAAGATAaccaaaaagaatatattattgcCAATAAAGATTCACAAGTAAAGATTAAGGTACATTGACATGCAATTCCATTCGAATTGGGGCCCTCTAatggatataaaaatattaaccaATGAATAAGAATAATCCACAgaaagaaataacaaaagaatttctaaactaactccctccaataggtcaCCGATGGTTGATATTGAGAAGGTCCCAAGATTGTCAAGAAAACACCAAATCTCTTCGAGCGCTCTCCACTATCAATGCACGTTGAATCCTCCTTGAGAAACTCACCGAAATCCACTGAAATAATGATAAATCTCGTCTCTAGCCACGCAGGACTCTAGAAATTCAGCCGTCTCTAACCAAATTTGGCAAAAGAATTCCCTCTCGAATTGTAAAACCTACAGGTATTTATAACCCTAGTCTGCCACGACGTCACCACGCTCGTTGTGAAGGCCGTCATGAGTAAATTTCTATTGCTTGGGCCGCAAGTCGTGTCCTGGCATAGTCTGTCTCGGCATTGTGTGAATTAGCCATGGACGTTATAATtcacaacggccattgtgaAGGCCATTATGACTTCTGTGCTATCTTCTGTGGCTCCACACTGGAACGACTGAGTAACGGTCGTGATGGAAGTCGTCAACAGCCGTGGTGACATCTGACAACGTTCATTGTGGCTGTGATGGTGCTTTGGTTTAGCAAGTTGATCTCTTCTGCTTCAAAATGCCTCCATATTCGCTTCTTTAACCCTTAAATGAAATAACAACCCATAGGGAACAAAAGAATTAAATTctgtactagtttggtgctaaacatgtgaAATCTCAAGCTAATGTAGTATAAATGATatgtaaaataaacattttcaagaacttatcaaacctTCCCACATTTAAGCATTtccttgtcctcaaacaaatagagaaaaatgaaaattgaaagacatgataagtgcttaaccTCAGGCTAAAAATGATGGAGTTTCAATAGTATAAGGAAACAATCAAATGCTGGATATCATAAACATGCTCTGTAAAGAGTAGTCAACTCTACGACGAAAAATACTCTCTCAAGTGTTTGTCTCTTATTTCATTGTCTTATAGTTTGGAGTGTGTTGCAAAAACTTTCAGGGCATTATTTAACTCATCTTTATACTTAACTAAGTTTTAAAACAAGTATgcacatacttttttttttctcgagGAAGCCCTTTCATACAAGATTCAAGCGGCTTTCATACAAGATTCAGGCGGCTTTCATACTACGGGTTTATAgtcagtagctttcacacttcccaaGAGGCAGCCCACTCTTTTGATAGGGCATACAGTGTATCCGACTTGTCTTGAGTGACTACACACTACAAAAGGGGTAGCCCTTTCTGctgtaaataatttttgaacttagaaaagatataaaattaatgACACCCCTACTATAAAACATCACGCTCGGGTGGAGCTCTTTAAAGGCAAAGTTAGGGCTTAAAAGGGGGGGACTCTTCTCTTGACACCCGAAAAACCCTAGGAGGAGGCGACTTCACCAGCGTATTTAGAGGCCAAATCTCATGATTTAGTGAGGgagaatcaaagggagaagcgtTATTaggcaagatcttcaccgatttCACCTTGGGGAAGCTTGGAAATgatgagggaagccgcccccattacGGCGTCCATGGAAGCCATCCACACctttccttctcctcttcttgtttctatcatttgagggagttttatcaTGCATTTTATAGTTGTTTCCATGAACCTATCTTGTGTATTTGCTTGTATGGACGgctagaccccaaggtcaccagatgtaggtgagccttggggtgaacttgtttaGTTGAATGCTTTGAGTTGTTTAATGCATTTGGTTTAAGCTTTGTGATcgttgatgtgttgatttgcatgagaactctatatttcaacttctaggttgtactagGTTGTGTGACCaacgcccttgtactagacacacttagcataatggggattcatgtatgaatacactgtgaccatcaggtattttatacccctcaaatcattagggttggacctaggttgagtacatccaaattaatcatataattaAGACATTTCCATATATTGAGCAGTTCATAGCAAATCCTTCCTCACCACATACATCGTCACATACATGTCTGTTGCTCAATATATTGGACATAAACTAATAAAAGTTTACATACAAACATCCAAACGTTTGAAATTTTAGGTTGTGCATAACTAAAATTTAGATAACTAGAAGAACAATTCTGATGTAGGAGACATTGCATCCACAACACTCTATTGAGGACAGACCTAGGcatgaaaataaacaacaaaaacaattctCCATCACTTATTTTGCATATAAGCTAGCATTGATCCCTAGAAAATATGCCAAATAAGTAATCATACCATGATCAAGGATAGTTTCTATCTTAAAGCACAATGCACTTAGATTATATAGCACAACAAAAGAACATATCTAAATTATGTTCATGGGAAAACCATAAACAAATATATGCCATGAAAAGAAAACAGTAAATCAATGGAAAAGGTATGATTTCTACTTAAAACTAGAGAAAccaataattgaaaataaaagtgAGATTGATAACTACTATATCAAAGA is a genomic window of Dioscorea cayenensis subsp. rotundata cultivar TDr96_F1 unplaced genomic scaffold, TDr96_F1_v2_PseudoChromosome.rev07_lg8_w22 25.fasta BLBR01001521.1, whole genome shotgun sequence containing:
- the LOC120256592 gene encoding uncharacterized protein LOC120256592 — protein: MKEGSISNFNQLRKEFIDAFLINARRKKDASYLLTIKQEEKESLKDYVERFRAATLEVQDLQATVAISGMLQGTRSRDFQKSLSLDQPLTLGDLFSRANKFILSEDIMRHINAGNRDKKRKDRDETNDEGRTTGRGNEHRQVPKLKFENFTPLSQPRSTILASIEGSGLLTFPPKANKTMGKFTDAYCRFHKTHGHSTDRCRELINEIESLVRQGKLNRFVYSEAWRNGKPSYSKKERSEDYKGMNDKKDSKTREKTPHFRQQPISPSNTCYHRG